The DNA region ACGGCACACTCGTCGTCCCCGCCTTCACGCCGGAGAACTCCGATACGTCCCCGCACTACCTCGACCGGGTGCGCGGCCTCGGCGACCGGGACCGGGAGGCCGTGCGGGCGAGCATGCCGCCCTTCGACCCGGCGACGTCGGCGGCACCGTCGATGGGCCGGCTGTCGGAGGCCGTGCGGCTCGACGAAGGGGCGGCGCGCAGCGGCCACCCGCAGACGTCCTTCGCCGCGCTCGGCCCACTGGCCCGGAAGCTGATGGCGGGTCACAGCCCCGACTGTCACCTCGGCGAGGAATCGCCCTTGGCCCGGCTCTACGATCTGCGGGCCCAGGTGCTCATGCTGGGCACCGGATTCGACACCTGCACCGCGTTCCACCTCGGCGAGTACCGGGTACCCGCCCCGCCACGCCGGAGCTACCGCTGCGTGGTGACGGCCGGGGGCCGCCGCCAGTGGTGGGAGTACGAGGACGTCGCGCTGGACGACAGCGACTTCGCGGCCCTGGGCGCGGACTTCGCCCGCTCGGACAAGGCTGCGCCGGTCCGCACGGGCCCGGTGGGCTCGTCGACCAGTCGGCTCTTCCGCATCGACGACGCCGTCGACTTCGCCTCCCGCTGGCTGACATCCCACCGGTCCGGTGCACTGGTTCAGGCCCTCTGCCACTCGCCCGGCTGAGGCCCGGCCCCCGACGGGCAGCGGTCGCGGCCTCAGCTCCTGATGCCGAGCCCCTCGACGATCACCGTGCCCGGCAGCGCCGCCAGGGCCTTGCCCGGGACGATCAGCTTGCCGCGGCGGCTGCCGCTGCCGATCAGCACCCACTCCTCGTCGACAACGGCGGGATCGATCAGCAGCGGCCACGCGGCGGGGAGGCCGATGGGGGTGATGCCGCCGTACTCCATGCCGGTCTCGCCGACCGCCGTGTCCATCGGGGCGAAGGATGCCTTGCGGGCGCCCAGTTGCTTGCGGACCGCGCCGTTCACGTCGACGCGGGAGTTGGACAGGACGAGGCAGGCCGCGAGCGTCACCTCGCCGCCGCGCTTGCCCGCCACCACGACGCAGTTGGCCGACCGGTCGAGCAGTTCCGCGCCGTGGTGCTCGACGAAGACCGCCGTGTCGGCGATGTCCGGGTCCGTGTCGACATGGATGATCTGCTCGGCGGGGAAACCGCCCCAGCCTGCGGTCACGGCCGCGGCGACAGGACCGGTGAGCAGGTCGAGGCGGTCGGCCGCCGGACCGG from Streptomyces sp. NBC_01591 includes:
- a CDS encoding aminoglycoside N(3)-acetyltransferase, with product MSTTTAPTVTHSRSRLAGQLAELGVERNGVLLVHASMRAVGAVSGGVRAMVGALRGALGHGTLVVPAFTPENSDTSPHYLDRVRGLGDRDREAVRASMPPFDPATSAAPSMGRLSEAVRLDEGAARSGHPQTSFAALGPLARKLMAGHSPDCHLGEESPLARLYDLRAQVLMLGTGFDTCTAFHLGEYRVPAPPRRSYRCVVTAGGRRQWWEYEDVALDDSDFAALGADFARSDKAAPVRTGPVGSSTSRLFRIDDAVDFASRWLTSHRSGALVQALCHSPG
- a CDS encoding YbaK/EbsC family protein; translated protein: MRAPIGSFENAGPAADRLDLLTGPVAAAVTAGWGGFPAEQIIHVDTDPDIADTAVFVEHHGAELLDRSANCVVVAGKRGGEVTLAACLVLSNSRVDVNGAVRKQLGARKASFAPMDTAVGETGMEYGGITPIGLPAAWPLLIDPAVVDEEWVLIGSGSRRGKLIVPGKALAALPGTVIVEGLGIRS